From Erinaceus europaeus chromosome 9, mEriEur2.1, whole genome shotgun sequence, one genomic window encodes:
- the LOC103117185 gene encoding H-2 class I histocompatibility antigen, Q10 alpha chain-like isoform X1, with translation MAQLREVNSDNKSWPPGTHFLRYHYLFLSEPGPHLPQFLVRGCVNHQNFIQFDSHVGKAEPQVPWMAHVDAQYWETETQKLRAWAKLQQGEMRTLMSYYNQSSGTHTIQLMLGCEVQEGSGSRGFWKFGYDGQDHLMLELETLSWVSSHLMSRKTKHRWETERHYASYYKAYLGSLCLSSLHRYLELGGHSLTHREQPTVQVTRHSAKDVGTTLRCYAWSFYPREISVSWWLGEKELSQETKRLETRPSGDGTYQTWAVVRVPPGKETQYRCRVQHSGLSQALTVAWESPSLREVDAIILIVGLEISLGIGVVLLTMWCFRGSVLRTCDPTVRGVHQPWTWIWTWTGPGAGQGR, from the exons GAACACACTTCCTCCGCTACCACTATCTGTTCCTGTCAGAGCCAGGCCCACACCTGCCCCAGTTTCTGGTCAGAGGTTGTGTGAACCACCAGAACTTTATCCAGTTTGACAGTCATGTGGGCAAGGCAGAACCCCAGGTCCCATGGATGGCACATGTGGATGCCCAGTATTGGGAGACAGAGACCCAGAAGCTGAGGGCCTGGGCGAAACTCCAGCAGGGAGAGATGAGGACACTGATGTCCTATTACAACCAGAGCAGTG GTACACACACCATTCAGTTGATGTTGGGATGTGAGGTCCAGGAGGGCAGTGGCTCCAGAGGCTTCTGGAAGTTTGGCTATGATGGGCAGGACCATCTGATGTTGGAACTGGAGACTCTGAGCTGGGTGTCTTCCCACCTCATGTCCCGGAAGACCAAACACAGATGGGAGACGGAGCGCCACTATGCCTCTTACTACAAGGCCTACCTGGGCAGCCTCTGCCTCAGTTCTCTGCACAGGTATCTGGAGCTGGGAGGTCACAGCCTCACCCACAGAG AGCAGCCCACAGTGCAAGTGACAAGGCACTCAGCTAAGGACGTGGGCACCACTTTGAGGTGCTACGCATGGAGCTTCTACCCCAGGGAGATCTCTGTGAGCTGGTGGCTGGGTGAGAAGGAGCTGAGCCAAGAGACTAAAAGACTGGAGACGCGGCCCAGCGGGGATGGCACCTACCAGACATGGGCAGTGGTGCGGGTGCCGCCAGGAAAGGAGACTCAGTACCGCTGTCGGGTGCAGCACTCTGGCCTGAGCCAGGCGCTGACTGTGGCCTGGG AATCACCCTCTCTTCGTGAAGTCGATGCCATAATTCTCATTGTCGGCCTAGAAATCTCTCTGGGGATTGGAGTTGTGCTCCTCACCATGTGGTGCTTCAGAGGAAG tgtgctgAGGACCTGTGATCCCACAGTCAGAGGAGTCCATCAGCCATGGACGTGGATATGGACATGGACAGGACCTGGagctggacaagggagatga
- the LOC103117185 gene encoding class I histocompatibility antigen, Gogo-C*0203 alpha chain-like isoform X2, with translation MAQLREVNSDNKSWPPGTHFLRYHYLFLSEPGPHLPQFLVRGCVNHQNFIQFDSHVGKAEPQVPWMAHVDAQYWETETQKLRAWAKLQQGEMRTLMSYYNQSSGTHTIQLMLGCEVQEGSGSRGFWKFGYDGQDHLMLELETLSWVSSHLMSRKTKHRWETERHYASYYKAYLGSLCLSSLHRYLELGGHSLTHREQPTVQVTRHSAKDVGTTLRCYAWSFYPREISVSWWLGEKELSQETKRLETRPSGDGTYQTWAVVRVPPGKETQYRCRVQHSGLSQALTVAWESPSLREVDAIILIVGLEISLGIGVVLLTMWCFRGSWRSIAGIA, from the exons GAACACACTTCCTCCGCTACCACTATCTGTTCCTGTCAGAGCCAGGCCCACACCTGCCCCAGTTTCTGGTCAGAGGTTGTGTGAACCACCAGAACTTTATCCAGTTTGACAGTCATGTGGGCAAGGCAGAACCCCAGGTCCCATGGATGGCACATGTGGATGCCCAGTATTGGGAGACAGAGACCCAGAAGCTGAGGGCCTGGGCGAAACTCCAGCAGGGAGAGATGAGGACACTGATGTCCTATTACAACCAGAGCAGTG GTACACACACCATTCAGTTGATGTTGGGATGTGAGGTCCAGGAGGGCAGTGGCTCCAGAGGCTTCTGGAAGTTTGGCTATGATGGGCAGGACCATCTGATGTTGGAACTGGAGACTCTGAGCTGGGTGTCTTCCCACCTCATGTCCCGGAAGACCAAACACAGATGGGAGACGGAGCGCCACTATGCCTCTTACTACAAGGCCTACCTGGGCAGCCTCTGCCTCAGTTCTCTGCACAGGTATCTGGAGCTGGGAGGTCACAGCCTCACCCACAGAG AGCAGCCCACAGTGCAAGTGACAAGGCACTCAGCTAAGGACGTGGGCACCACTTTGAGGTGCTACGCATGGAGCTTCTACCCCAGGGAGATCTCTGTGAGCTGGTGGCTGGGTGAGAAGGAGCTGAGCCAAGAGACTAAAAGACTGGAGACGCGGCCCAGCGGGGATGGCACCTACCAGACATGGGCAGTGGTGCGGGTGCCGCCAGGAAAGGAGACTCAGTACCGCTGTCGGGTGCAGCACTCTGGCCTGAGCCAGGCGCTGACTGTGGCCTGGG AATCACCCTCTCTTCGTGAAGTCGATGCCATAATTCTCATTGTCGGCCTAGAAATCTCTCTGGGGATTGGAGTTGTGCTCCTCACCATGTGGTGCTTCAGAGGAAG CTGGAGAtccattgccgggatagcctga
- the LOC103117185 gene encoding class I histocompatibility antigen, Gogo-C*0203 alpha chain-like isoform X3 — translation MAQLREVNSDNKSWPPGTHFLRYHYLFLSEPGPHLPQFLVRGCVNHQNFIQFDSHVGKAEPQVPWMAHVDAQYWETETQKLRAWAKLQQGEMRTLMSYYNQSSGTHTIQLMLGCEVQEGSGSRGFWKFGYDGQDHLMLELETLSWVSSHLMSRKTKHRWETERHYASYYKAYLGSLCLSSLHRYLELGGHSLTHREQPTVQVTRHSAKDVGTTLRCYAWSFYPREISVSWWLGEKELSQETKRLETRPSGDGTYQTWAVVRVPPGKETQYRCRVQHSGLSQALTVAWESPSLREVDAIILIVGLEISLGIGVVLLTMWCFRGSNYC, via the exons GAACACACTTCCTCCGCTACCACTATCTGTTCCTGTCAGAGCCAGGCCCACACCTGCCCCAGTTTCTGGTCAGAGGTTGTGTGAACCACCAGAACTTTATCCAGTTTGACAGTCATGTGGGCAAGGCAGAACCCCAGGTCCCATGGATGGCACATGTGGATGCCCAGTATTGGGAGACAGAGACCCAGAAGCTGAGGGCCTGGGCGAAACTCCAGCAGGGAGAGATGAGGACACTGATGTCCTATTACAACCAGAGCAGTG GTACACACACCATTCAGTTGATGTTGGGATGTGAGGTCCAGGAGGGCAGTGGCTCCAGAGGCTTCTGGAAGTTTGGCTATGATGGGCAGGACCATCTGATGTTGGAACTGGAGACTCTGAGCTGGGTGTCTTCCCACCTCATGTCCCGGAAGACCAAACACAGATGGGAGACGGAGCGCCACTATGCCTCTTACTACAAGGCCTACCTGGGCAGCCTCTGCCTCAGTTCTCTGCACAGGTATCTGGAGCTGGGAGGTCACAGCCTCACCCACAGAG AGCAGCCCACAGTGCAAGTGACAAGGCACTCAGCTAAGGACGTGGGCACCACTTTGAGGTGCTACGCATGGAGCTTCTACCCCAGGGAGATCTCTGTGAGCTGGTGGCTGGGTGAGAAGGAGCTGAGCCAAGAGACTAAAAGACTGGAGACGCGGCCCAGCGGGGATGGCACCTACCAGACATGGGCAGTGGTGCGGGTGCCGCCAGGAAAGGAGACTCAGTACCGCTGTCGGGTGCAGCACTCTGGCCTGAGCCAGGCGCTGACTGTGGCCTGGG AATCACCCTCTCTTCGTGAAGTCGATGCCATAATTCTCATTGTCGGCCTAGAAATCTCTCTGGGGATTGGAGTTGTGCTCCTCACCATGTGGTGCTTCAGAGGAAG CAACTACTGCTGA
- the LOC103117185 gene encoding BOLA class I histocompatibility antigen, alpha chain BL3-7-like isoform X4: MAQLREVNSDNKSWPPGTHFLRYHYLFLSEPGPHLPQFLVRGCVNHQNFIQFDSHVGKAEPQVPWMAHVDAQYWETETQKLRAWAKLQQGEMRTLMSYYNQSSGTHTIQLMLGCEVQEGSGSRGFWKFGYDGQDHLMLELETLSWVSSHLMSRKTKHRWETERHYASYYKAYLGSLCLSSLHRYLELGGHSLTHREQPTVQVTRHSAKDVGTTLRCYAWSFYPREISVSWWLGEKELSQETKRLETRPSGDGTYQTWAVVRVPPGKETQYRCRVQHSGLSQALTVAWESPSLREVDAIILIVGLEISLGIGVVLLTMWCFRGRLE; encoded by the exons GAACACACTTCCTCCGCTACCACTATCTGTTCCTGTCAGAGCCAGGCCCACACCTGCCCCAGTTTCTGGTCAGAGGTTGTGTGAACCACCAGAACTTTATCCAGTTTGACAGTCATGTGGGCAAGGCAGAACCCCAGGTCCCATGGATGGCACATGTGGATGCCCAGTATTGGGAGACAGAGACCCAGAAGCTGAGGGCCTGGGCGAAACTCCAGCAGGGAGAGATGAGGACACTGATGTCCTATTACAACCAGAGCAGTG GTACACACACCATTCAGTTGATGTTGGGATGTGAGGTCCAGGAGGGCAGTGGCTCCAGAGGCTTCTGGAAGTTTGGCTATGATGGGCAGGACCATCTGATGTTGGAACTGGAGACTCTGAGCTGGGTGTCTTCCCACCTCATGTCCCGGAAGACCAAACACAGATGGGAGACGGAGCGCCACTATGCCTCTTACTACAAGGCCTACCTGGGCAGCCTCTGCCTCAGTTCTCTGCACAGGTATCTGGAGCTGGGAGGTCACAGCCTCACCCACAGAG AGCAGCCCACAGTGCAAGTGACAAGGCACTCAGCTAAGGACGTGGGCACCACTTTGAGGTGCTACGCATGGAGCTTCTACCCCAGGGAGATCTCTGTGAGCTGGTGGCTGGGTGAGAAGGAGCTGAGCCAAGAGACTAAAAGACTGGAGACGCGGCCCAGCGGGGATGGCACCTACCAGACATGGGCAGTGGTGCGGGTGCCGCCAGGAAAGGAGACTCAGTACCGCTGTCGGGTGCAGCACTCTGGCCTGAGCCAGGCGCTGACTGTGGCCTGGG AATCACCCTCTCTTCGTGAAGTCGATGCCATAATTCTCATTGTCGGCCTAGAAATCTCTCTGGGGATTGGAGTTGTGCTCCTCACCATGTGGTGCTTCAGAGGAAG GCTGGAATAA